The following coding sequences lie in one Arachis hypogaea cultivar Tifrunner chromosome 9, arahy.Tifrunner.gnm2.J5K5, whole genome shotgun sequence genomic window:
- the LOC112710543 gene encoding uncharacterized protein, with protein MVRVLFVVLVFASLGSFLFGRVDSHEESGQWSCESNSEIRVEAEFRPGVVTLDGHADEWKDIDYSLFRLLPALDPDDDKEFKGGKMTVKSLHDGHDIFFLVQVDSDYAYSKGEGNKCPSVALMFQIGEDATYHRMGGCTQDSTSCTNKSCKGHEVDIMHFSIGNAIPGRLYGGNPLDNGEGNGGDRFGHLVDLYSWNPHCRYLDGTSPSGPANDSSAQNDWKGVWWHSSFTVHSGFVEDESPYAEDGKKGTYIFEFSRPLRTMDHLQQDVQFTIGATSMMSVAFWYPENGQPWHGSGHYSISCDWVPIDISISSSLHGISGSTGSSTSWSIASAFSLVLSVAALCVSVFVTYRVFNNSNNVPFTPMVSMNNL; from the exons ATGGTTCGGGTACTGTTTGTGGTATTAGTTTTTGCATCCTTGGGATCGTTCTTGTTTGGACGAGTTGACTCGCACGAGGAATCGGGTCAGTGGAGCTGCGAGTCGAACTCGGAGATCCGAGTGGAGGCCGAGTTCAGACCAGGTGTTGTTACACTTGATGGACATGCCGACGAATGGAAGGACATTGATTACTCGCTGTTCCGTCTTCTCCCCGCGCTTGACCCCGATGATGATAAGGAGTTCAAAGGTGGAAAAATGACTGTTAAG AGTTTGCATGATGGCCACGATATTTTCTTTCTGGTGCAAGTTGATTCTGATTATGCTTACTCTAAAGG gGAAGGCAACAAATGTCCTTCTGTAGCTCTCATGTTTCAAATTGGTGAGGATGCCACTTATCATAGA ATGGGTGGCTGCACACAAGACTCAACCTCATGCACTAACAAGAGCTGCAAAGGTCATGAAGTTGACATTATGCACTTTTCTATTGGAAATGCTATTCCGGGAAGGCTTTATGGTGGTAATCCCCTAGACAATGGGGAAGGAAATGGAGGTGACAG GTTTGGTCACTTGGTTGATCTCTATTCCTGGAATCCACACTGTAGATATCTCGATGGAACCAGTCCTTCAGGTCCTG CTAATGACTCTAGTGCACAGAATGACTGGAAGGGTGTGTGGTGGCATAGCAGCTTTACTGTTCACTCAG GTTTTGTGGAAGATGAGAGTCCATATGCAGAGGATGGAAAAAAAGGCACATACATTTTTGAATTTTCTAGGCCTTTGAGGACCATGGATCACCTTCAACAG GATGTGCAATTTACCATTGGTGCAACCAGTATGATGTCCGTCGCATTCTGGTATCCAGAAAACGGTCAACCATGGCACGGTTCCGGACACTACTCGATCAGCTGCGATTGGGTTCCCATCGATATATCCATCAGCAGTTCTTTGCATGGAATTTCAGGATCAACAGGATCAAGTACTTCATGGAGTATTGCCAGTGCCTTCTCTCTAGTACTATCAGTAGCTGCACTTTGTGTGTCTGTTTTTGTGACCTATCGTGTTTTCAATAATAGCAACAATGTTCCCTTTACACCTATGGTTTCGATGAACAACCTTTAA